A window of Fragaria vesca subsp. vesca linkage group LG7, FraVesHawaii_1.0, whole genome shotgun sequence contains these coding sequences:
- the LOC101293645 gene encoding laccase-22-like, whose translation MKFSSRIQVILLVAFIYPALMVESLVRHYNFRVVLKSTTKLCSSKAILTVNGKFPGPTLYAREDDTVIIRVTNHGNRNVTIHWHGVKQLGTCWADGPAYITQCPIQPGQNFIYKFTITGQRGTLLWHAHDSWLRATLHGAIVILPKLGTPYPFPTPQKERIIILSEWWKSDVEAVVDESTQSGLPPNISDAHTINGHPGPAPGCSSQGFTLHVESGKTYLLRIINAALNDDLFFKIARHNLTVVEVDASYTKPFQTDTIFISPGQTTTALLEANKDIGNYLISVSPFMDAPIGIDNFTSIATLRYKHTPRNSTTFLTSIPPQNATPLTATFIDSLRSLDSKLYPANVPLTIDHSLFLTVGVGINPCDTCVNGSKLVASVNNVSFVMPTIALLQAYYYNIKGVYTLDFPPKPPNPFDYTGTPPVNVQAANGTKLYRLGYNSTVQIVLQDIAIILPESHPTHLHGFNFFVVGTGLGNFDPDKDTKTFNLVDPVERNTVSVPTGGWTAIRFRADNPGIWFLHCHLEVHTTWGLKMAFLVDNGEGPNESLTPPPSDLPAC comes from the exons ATGAAGTTCTCATCCCGGATTCAGGTGATTCTGTTGGTTGCTTTCATCTACCCGGCACTAATGGTCGAGTCGTTGGTTCGACATTATAACTTCAGG GTGGTGTTGAAGAGCACAACAAAGCTCTGTTCGAGTAAGGCCATACTTACTGTGAATGGAAAGTTCCCCGGACCAACTCTATATGCTAGGGAAGATGACACTGTAATCATCAGGGTCACCAACCATGGCAATCGCAATGTGACAATCCACTG GCATGGAGTGAAACAACTTGGAACATGCTGGGCAGATGGGCCAGCATATATCACACAGTGCCCAATACAGCCTGGACAAAATTTCATCTACAAGTTCACGATTACAGGACAAAGAGGCACACTTCTTTGGCATGCTCATGACTCGTGGCTAAGAGCCACACTACATGGTGCCATTGTCATCTTGCCCAAGCTAGGCACTCCCTACCCTTTTCCCACACCTCAAAAGGAAAGAATCATCATATTGT CCGAGTGGTGGAAATCAGATGTGGAAGCTGTGGTTGATGAGTCTACACAATCTGGCTTGCCACCAAATATTTCTGATGCTCACACAATAAATGGCCATCCAGGACCGGCTCCTGGTTGCTCTTCTCAGG GCTTCACTTTACACGTTGAAAGTGGCAAGACCTATCTGCTACGCATCATAAACGCAGCACTGAATGATGACTTGTTCTTCAAGATTGCCAGGCACAACCTAACAGTTGTTGAAGTCGATGCTTCCTACACGAAACCATTCCAAACCGACACGATATTCATCAGTCCAGGCCAAACCACAACAGCACTTTTAGAAGCAAACAAAGACATTGGCAATTACTTAATATCAGTTTCTCCTTTCATGGATGCCCCAATTGGCATTGACAACTTCACCTCAATTGCTACATTGCGATACAAACACACCCCTCGAAATTCCACAACATTCTTGACCAGCATTCCTCCTCAAAACGCAACCCCATTAACAGCCACATTCATCGACTCCCTTCGAAGCCTCGACTCGAAACTATACCCTGCTAATGTCCCATTAACCATAGACCACTCTCTCTTTCTCACCGTAGGAGTTGGTATTAATCCATGTGACACATGTGTTAATGGTAGCAAGCTAGTGGCTTCTGTTAACAATGTTAGCTTTGTGATGCCAACTATAGCTCTTCTTCAAGCTTATTACTACAACATAAAGGGAGTCTACACACTCGACTTCCCACCAAAGCCACCAAACCCTTTTGATTACACTGGCACTCCTCCAGTTAACGTCCAGGCTGCAAATGGCACAAAGCTGTATAGGCTGGGGTACAATTCGACGGTTCAAATTGTGTTACAAGACATTGCTATCATACTACCAGAGAGTCATCCTACCCATCTTCATGGGTTTAATTTCTTTGTGGTTGGGACAGGATTAGGCAATTTTGATCCAGACAAGGACACAAAAACGTTTAATCTTGTCGATCCGGTGGAGAGGAACACAGTATCAGTACCAACTGGTGGATGGACTGCAATCAGATTCAGGGCAGATAACCCAG GAATTTGGTTTCTGCATTGTCATCTAGAAGTGCACACAACATGGGGGCTGAAGATGGCATTTTTGGTGGACAATGGGGAAGGCCCAAATGAGTCTCTGACACCACCTCCTTCTGATCTTCCAGCTTGCTAG
- the LOC101293437 gene encoding transcription factor DIVARICATA-like: MQTLYPASYMADTNWFLQESQSSDWTKEENKLFESALAIYDEKTPDRWVKIARMIPGKTVFDVFKQYKELEDDVTNIEAGLVEIPGYQQTSAFTLELVDDQNFDANRKRSAAARGSDQERKKGIPWTEDEHLRFLKGLLQYGKGDWRSISRNFVMSKTPTQVASHAQKYFMRQHSGGKDKRRPSIHDITTVNLTSTTTTSPSQNNNRSPLDQSPPPEHNSKSTESPRVVLDWNIRPNDGVAGAMIFGATHGDLFESSSPYDVGSPEDLKLHWQNLYASTTHYAAHARSPSSMYLMHPSRHQIHG; the protein is encoded by the exons ATGCAAACTCTGTACCCAGCTTCATACATGGCTGATACTAATTGGTTTTTGCAAGAGAGCCAGAGCTCGGATTGGACTAAAGAAGAGAACAAGCTATTTGAGAGTGCTCTGGCTATCTATGATGAGAAAACGCCGGACCGGTGGGTGAAGATTGCGAGGATGATTCCGGGGAAGACGGTTTTCGATGTGTTCAAGCAGTACAAGGAGCTGGAAGATGATGTTACTAACATAGAAGCTGGGCTGGTTGAAATTCCGGGGTACCAGCAGACGTCTGCTTTCACATTGGAGTTGGTGGATGACCAGAATTTCGATGCTAATCGAAAGAGGTCTGCAGCAGCTAGAGGTTCTGATCAGGAGAGGAAGAAGGGGATTCCTTGGACTGAAGATGAGCATCT GCGGTTTCTGAAGGGACTTCTACAATATGGGAAAGGGGATTGGAGAAGTATCTCCAGGAATTTTGTTATGTCTAAAACTCCAACTCAAGTTGCTAGCCATGCTCAGAAATACTTTATGAGGCAACACTCGGGAGGAAAAGATAAAAGGAGACCTAGCATCCATGATATAACGACTGTCAACCTCACGAGCACTACCACTACTAGTCCATCACAAAACAATAATAGGTCTCCTTTAGACCAGTCTCCACCACCAGAGCACAACAGCAAATCCACTGAATCACCAAGAGTCGTACTTGACTGGAATATTAGGCCTAATGATGGAGTAGCAGGAGCTATGATCTTTGGCGCAACACATGGCGATCTTTTTGAGTCATCGTCTCCATATGATGTTGGATCCCCAGAGGACCTTAAGTTACATTGGCAGAACCTATATGCCAGTACCACTCATTATGCTGCTCATGCTAGATCACCGAGTTCGATGTATCTAATGCACCCCTCAAGACATCAGATACATGGATGA